In one Dermacentor variabilis isolate Ectoservices chromosome 4, ASM5094787v1, whole genome shotgun sequence genomic region, the following are encoded:
- the LOC142579098 gene encoding cytochrome P450 3A14-like isoform X1 has product MTATAILLILLALLLAALLIWRRWHFSYFQRIGIPGPKPNIIWGNLKEYHSMEIYKVMGKWLDQYGDIFGFYNGDAPFVVTRDINFIEYIFVRNFQNFVDRGLTMMTDQMHPQLKKSIMHVGGFPWKSIRTSVAYGLSTSKLKQMVPHLQEDADIFIKSLQRHADNGEEVHMLRKFEELSMDYVARGSFGIDERFQGKPDHPLMAIAKATLRGTMKGPFHMIAQCTTTFGLLMKPFYWVSLLLGEYTFENFNEQTAKVIQLRKSDPTARKADILQNLLDAEYTEAEEERGDNKVSTGSIRSRALTTEEIITTATVLFIAGFETTATALSYIMYALAKHPEVQGKLRREVFDAVGTNGSLDYETVMKKLKYLEKVVDESLRLYPPGLSFVTRQAKEDFEYNGIKFKAGTSFIVPQYQILTDPRYFSNPMEFNPDRSSPGNEASFTKAAHIPFGVGPRNCVGMKLALLKLRYTVARMVQKYQVELGPSQKGAMELGQYGMVSTPSNGPWIVLRTLPNERSGS; this is encoded by the exons ATGGCGTCGGTGGCACTTCTCGTATTTCCAGAGGATCGGAATTCCCGGGCCCAAGCCCAACATAATTTGGGGAAATCTCAAGGAATACCACTCAATG GAGATCTACAAAGTTATGGGCAAATGGCTTGACCAATACGGGGATATTTTTGG GTTCTACAACGGTGACGCCCCTTTTGTCGTGACGAGAGACATAAACTTCATAGAGTACATCTTTGTGCGCAACTTTCAGAACTTCGTTGATCGAGGC CTTACTATGATGACTGACCAAATGCACCCCCAGTTGAAGAAGTCCATCATGCACGTCGGAGGGTTTCCATGGAAAAGTATTCGGACGTCTGTGGCCTACGGTCTAAGTACCAGCAAGCTGAAACAG ATGGTGCCACACCTCCAAGAAGACGCGGATATCTTCATTAAGTCTCTACAAAGGCACGCGGACAACGGGGAAGAGGTGCACATGCTTCGCAAGTTTGAGGAACTGTCCATGGACTACGTAGCCCGAGGATCGTTCGGCATCGACGAACGCTTTCAAGGAAAGCCTGATCATCCGCTTATGGCCATCGCCAAGGCTACCCTAAGGGGTACCATGAAGGGTCCTTTTCACATGATTGCGC AATGCACGACGACGTTCGGTCTACTCATGAAGCCGTTCTACTGGGTTTCGCTTCTCCTTGGTGAATATACGTTTGAGAACTTTAACGAACAAACAGCCAAGGTCATTCAGCTGAGAAAAAGTGACCCCACG GCGCGGAAAGCTGACATATTGCAAAATCTCCTCGACGCGGAGTACACTGAGGCTGAAGAGGAGCGTGGCGATAACAAAGTTTCAACCG GAAGTATTAGAAGCAGAGCTCTAACCACTGAAGAAATCATAACCACAGCTACAGTACTTTTCATCGCCGG GTTTGAAACTACAGCAACAGCCCTAAGCTACATAATGTATGCCCTCGCTAAGCATCCGGAAGTACAAGGAAAGCTTCGGCGAGAAGTCTTCGATGCGGTTGGTACCAAT GGTTCCTTGGACTATGAAACAGTCATGAAGAAGCTGAAATACTTGGAAAAAGTAGTGGACGAATCACTACGTCTTTATCCTCCAGGGCTATC GTTTGTGACGCGGCAGGCCAAAGAAGACTTCGAATACAACGGCATCAAATTCAAGGCCGGCACAAGCTTTATTGTACCGCAGTACCAGATACTAACGGACCCACGATATTTTTCGAACCCTATGGAGTTTAATCCCGACAG GTCTTCCCCAGGAAATGAGGCCTCATTCACAAAAGCAGCACACATCCCATTCGGAGTGGGGCCTCGCAACTGTGTTGGAATGAAGCTGGCATTGCTGAAATTGAGGTACACTGTGGCCAGGATGGTCCAGAAGTACCAGGTAGAATTGGGCCCCTCGCAGAAG ggAGCCATGGAACTTGGCCAATATGGGATGGTATCAACGCCTTCGAATGGACCATGGATAGTTCTGCGCACTTTGCCAAATGAACGCTCCGGAAGCTGA
- the LOC142579098 gene encoding cytochrome P450 3A14-like isoform X2 has protein sequence MFVTGALLFLSAVLLAALLIWRRWHFSYFQRIGIPGPKPNIIWGNLKEYHSMEIYKVMGKWLDQYGDIFGFYNGDAPFVVTRDINFIEYIFVRNFQNFVDRGLTMMTDQMHPQLKKSIMHVGGFPWKSIRTSVAYGLSTSKLKQMVPHLQEDADIFIKSLQRHADNGEEVHMLRKFEELSMDYVARGSFGIDERFQGKPDHPLMAIAKATLRGTMKGPFHMIAQCTTTFGLLMKPFYWVSLLLGEYTFENFNEQTAKVIQLRKSDPTARKADILQNLLDAEYTEAEEERGDNKVSTGSIRSRALTTEEIITTATVLFIAGFETTATALSYIMYALAKHPEVQGKLRREVFDAVGTNGSLDYETVMKKLKYLEKVVDESLRLYPPGLSFVTRQAKEDFEYNGIKFKAGTSFIVPQYQILTDPRYFSNPMEFNPDRSSPGNEASFTKAAHIPFGVGPRNCVGMKLALLKLRYTVARMVQKYQVELGPSQKGAMELGQYGMVSTPSNGPWIVLRTLPNERSGS, from the exons ATGGCGTCGGTGGCACTTCTCGTATTTCCAGAGGATCGGAATTCCCGGGCCCAAGCCCAACATAATTTGGGGAAATCTCAAGGAATACCACTCAATG GAGATCTACAAAGTTATGGGCAAATGGCTTGACCAATACGGGGATATTTTTGG GTTCTACAACGGTGACGCCCCTTTTGTCGTGACGAGAGACATAAACTTCATAGAGTACATCTTTGTGCGCAACTTTCAGAACTTCGTTGATCGAGGC CTTACTATGATGACTGACCAAATGCACCCCCAGTTGAAGAAGTCCATCATGCACGTCGGAGGGTTTCCATGGAAAAGTATTCGGACGTCTGTGGCCTACGGTCTAAGTACCAGCAAGCTGAAACAG ATGGTGCCACACCTCCAAGAAGACGCGGATATCTTCATTAAGTCTCTACAAAGGCACGCGGACAACGGGGAAGAGGTGCACATGCTTCGCAAGTTTGAGGAACTGTCCATGGACTACGTAGCCCGAGGATCGTTCGGCATCGACGAACGCTTTCAAGGAAAGCCTGATCATCCGCTTATGGCCATCGCCAAGGCTACCCTAAGGGGTACCATGAAGGGTCCTTTTCACATGATTGCGC AATGCACGACGACGTTCGGTCTACTCATGAAGCCGTTCTACTGGGTTTCGCTTCTCCTTGGTGAATATACGTTTGAGAACTTTAACGAACAAACAGCCAAGGTCATTCAGCTGAGAAAAAGTGACCCCACG GCGCGGAAAGCTGACATATTGCAAAATCTCCTCGACGCGGAGTACACTGAGGCTGAAGAGGAGCGTGGCGATAACAAAGTTTCAACCG GAAGTATTAGAAGCAGAGCTCTAACCACTGAAGAAATCATAACCACAGCTACAGTACTTTTCATCGCCGG GTTTGAAACTACAGCAACAGCCCTAAGCTACATAATGTATGCCCTCGCTAAGCATCCGGAAGTACAAGGAAAGCTTCGGCGAGAAGTCTTCGATGCGGTTGGTACCAAT GGTTCCTTGGACTATGAAACAGTCATGAAGAAGCTGAAATACTTGGAAAAAGTAGTGGACGAATCACTACGTCTTTATCCTCCAGGGCTATC GTTTGTGACGCGGCAGGCCAAAGAAGACTTCGAATACAACGGCATCAAATTCAAGGCCGGCACAAGCTTTATTGTACCGCAGTACCAGATACTAACGGACCCACGATATTTTTCGAACCCTATGGAGTTTAATCCCGACAG GTCTTCCCCAGGAAATGAGGCCTCATTCACAAAAGCAGCACACATCCCATTCGGAGTGGGGCCTCGCAACTGTGTTGGAATGAAGCTGGCATTGCTGAAATTGAGGTACACTGTGGCCAGGATGGTCCAGAAGTACCAGGTAGAATTGGGCCCCTCGCAGAAG ggAGCCATGGAACTTGGCCAATATGGGATGGTATCAACGCCTTCGAATGGACCATGGATAGTTCTGCGCACTTTGCCAAATGAACGCTCCGGAAGCTGA